In Zonotrichia albicollis isolate bZonAlb1 chromosome 3, bZonAlb1.hap1, whole genome shotgun sequence, a single window of DNA contains:
- the GPR137B gene encoding integral membrane protein GPR137B, with protein sequence MEAPEWDPLKNDTLPPTLTPAVPPYVKLGLTIVYTVFYSLLFVFIYVQLWLVLHYRHKRFSYQTVFLFLCLFWASLRTVLFSFYFKDFVTANSLSPFIFWLLYCFPVCLQFFTLTLMNLYFTQVIFKAKSKYSPELLKYRLPLYLASLFISLLFLLVNLTCAVLVRTQNSERKIIVSVRVAINDTLFVLCAVSLSICLYKISKMSLANIYLESKGSSVCQVTSIGVTVILLYTSRACYNLFILSFSQTKKVNSFDYDWYNVSDQANLKCQLGDAGYIVFGVILFVWELLPTSLVVYFFRVRNPTKDLANAGMVPSHGFSPRSYFFDNPRRYDSDDDLAWNIAPQGAQGSFSPDYYDWSHQNNSFMAYIGSLQQDPALDTDRPSPI encoded by the exons ATGGAGGCCCCTGAGTGGGACCCACTGAAAAATGACACCCTTCCGCCGACCCTGACGCCAGCTGTCCCTCCGTATGTGAAGCTGGGCCTGACCATTGTATATACTGTTTTTTATTCACTGCTTTTTGTGTTCATCTACGTCCAGCTCTGGCTGGTCCTTCACTACAGGCACAAGAGGTTCAGTTACCAAACTGTCTTTCTGTTTCTGTGCCTGTTTTGGGCCTCTCTTAGGACAGTGCTCTTTTCATTTTACTTCAAAGACTTTGTCACAGCAAATTCTCTCAGCCCCTTCATCTTCTGGCTTCTTTATTGCTTCCCAGTCTGCCTCCAGTTTTTCACCCTGACCCTGATGAATCTTTACTTCACGCAG gtAATTTTCAAAGCTAAGTCAAAATATTCCCCAGAGCTACTGAAATACAG GTTGCCCCTCTACCTGGCTTCTCTTTTCATAAGTCTCCTCTTCCTATTGGTGAATTTAACATGTGCAGTATTGGTGAGGACAcagaattcagagagaaaaatcattGTCTCTGTCCGGGTGGCAATTAATGACACATTGTTTGTGCTGTGTGCTGTTTCACTCTCCATCTGCCTGTATAAGATCTCCAAGATGTCTTTAGCCAACATTTACTTGGAGTCCAAG GGCTCATCTGTCTGTCAGGTGACAAGCATAGGAGTGACTGTTATACTACTTTATACCTCACGAGCCTGCTACAACTTGTTCATCTTATCGTTTTCCCAAACCAAGAAAGTCAACTCTTTTGATTACGATTGGTATAACGTGTCAGATCAGGCAA ATCTGAAATGTCAGCTGGGAGATGCAGGTTACATAGTGTTTGGAGTGATCCTCTTCGTCTGGGAGCTCCTGCCTACTTCCTTGGTTGTGTATTTCTTCCGTGTCCGAAACCCTACAAAAGACCTA GCCAATGCAGGAATGGTCCCAAGCCACGGCTTCAGTCCCAGGTCTTACTTCTTTGACAATCCCCGCAGATACGACAGTGACGATGATCTGGCCTGGAATATTGCAccacagggggcacagggcag tttctCTCCAGACTACTATGACTGGAGCCATCAGAACAACAGCTTCATGGCTTACATAGGATCCCTCCAACAAGATCCAGCCCTGGACACAGACCGGCCGAGCCCTATTTAA